In Nicotiana tabacum cultivar K326 chromosome 17, ASM71507v2, whole genome shotgun sequence, one DNA window encodes the following:
- the LOC107762639 gene encoding uncharacterized protein LOC107762639 isoform X2, which translates to MEGEMDVGPRKMNWGTWEELILGGAVRRHGTRDWNVVASELRARTVYPYCFTPEACRTSAWFEELRKRRVEELKRELERSESSIGFLESKIESLKAEREQSDQIDYGLSRTESPAPPTKSEDIESFVKDEAKDGLSAGSFTLDIRTNQSPESQVPTIPLTDVKLERSESCERDKVPSTSKVTEASNGNGGAVRKRRGKRRRKDAVWDAKEGSIEESDNVCSTSLASTSHCKEALTSCEHSIRHSPVNDHRGGLSRFRNDDLMRIFTSITLHEAAMVFRHRLDSQKRARYKKMIRRHMDIETVKSRLASWSIKTPGELFRDFLLLANNAMVFYSKRTREYKAAMALRDIVTRAYRQHYKGSYYKATSSLLPFPTIGNPPGKPRSVRPRPSKDKLQAKYGNNVKDNIAGKLGRQNHRPGDADSKVPLQSWLSAKKGFKRPGKIKRGPILESVNPQVKESTQHNIKVKEDHRIKPVTKERKRARQK; encoded by the exons ATGGAGGGGGAAATGGATGTGGGGCCCAGGAAGATGAATTGGGGTACGTGGGAAGAGCTTATACTCGGTGGCGCTGTTCGCCGACATGGGACGAGAGATTGGAACGTCGTCGCATCGGAGCTCCGTGCCCGGACTGTATATCCTTATTGCTTTACCCCCGAG GCCTGCAGAACCAG TGCTTGGTTTGAAGAGTTACGAAAGCGACGAGTTGAAGAGCTGAAGCGGGAATTGGAGAGATCTGAAAGCTCCATTGG ATTTCTTGAGTCAAAGATTGAAAGCCTAAAGGCTGAGAGGGAACAATCTGATCAGATAGACTATGGGTTGAGTCGCACTGAATCTCCTGCTCCTCCGACAAAATCAGAAGATATTGAGTCTTTTGTGAAAGATGAAGCAAAAGATGGGCTGTCTGCTGGCAGCTTCACGCTTGATATTAGAACAAACCAGTCCCCTGAGTCTCAGGTTCCCACCATACCCCTGACAGATGTAAAGCTAGAACGTTCAGAGTCTTGTGAACGGGACAAAGTTCCAAGTACAAGCAAGGTGACAGAAGCTTCCAATGGAAATGGAGGGGCTGTAAGGAAGAGAAGAGGTAAGAGGAGAAGAAAAGACGCCGTTTGGGATGCCAAAGAAGGGAGCATTGAGGAGAGTGACAATGTATGTTCTACCAGTCTCGCCTCCACTTCTCACTGTAAAGAAGCATTAACCAGTTGTGAGCATAGTATTAGGCATTCTCCAGTAAACGATCATAGAGGAGGCTTATCTAGGTTTAGGAACGATGACTTGATGAGGATTTTCACTTCTATTACACTGCATGAAGCTGCTATGGTCTTCAGGCATCGTCTTGATAGTCAGAAGAGAGCAAGATACAAGAAAATGATAAGGCGTCATATGGATATCGAGACAGTAAAATCAAGACTGGCCAGTTGGTCAATCAAAACACCAGGTGAACTCTTCAGAGATTTCCTTCTACTAGCCAATAATGCCATGGTATTTTACTCGAAGAGGACGAGAGAATACAAAGCAGCAATGGCTTTAAGAGACATTGTCACTAGGGCATATCGACAGCATTACAAAGGCTCTTACTACAAAGCTACATCTTCCCTCTTGCCCTTTCCAACAATTGGTAATCCACCTGGGAAGCCACGAAGTGTTCGCCCTCGCCCTTCTAAAGACAAACTTCAAGCCAAGTATGGCAACAATGTGAAAGACAATATTGCTGGAAAACTAGGAAGGCAGAATCATAGACCAGGTGATGCTGATTCTAAGGTACCATTGCAATCCTGGTTATCAGCTAAGAAGGGCTTCAAGAGGCCTGGAAAAATCAAGCGCGGACCGATTCTCGAGTCTGTTAATCCACAAGTTAAGGAATCCACACAACATAATATTAAGGTTAAAGAGGACCATCGAATTAAGCCTGTAACCAAAGAAAGGAAAAGGGCTCGGCAAAAGTGA
- the LOC107762639 gene encoding uncharacterized protein LOC107762639 isoform X1 yields MEGEMDVGPRKMNWGTWEELILGGAVRRHGTRDWNVVASELRARTVYPYCFTPEACRTRYEDLRKRYSGCNAWFEELRKRRVEELKRELERSESSIGFLESKIESLKAEREQSDQIDYGLSRTESPAPPTKSEDIESFVKDEAKDGLSAGSFTLDIRTNQSPESQVPTIPLTDVKLERSESCERDKVPSTSKVTEASNGNGGAVRKRRGKRRRKDAVWDAKEGSIEESDNVCSTSLASTSHCKEALTSCEHSIRHSPVNDHRGGLSRFRNDDLMRIFTSITLHEAAMVFRHRLDSQKRARYKKMIRRHMDIETVKSRLASWSIKTPGELFRDFLLLANNAMVFYSKRTREYKAAMALRDIVTRAYRQHYKGSYYKATSSLLPFPTIGNPPGKPRSVRPRPSKDKLQAKYGNNVKDNIAGKLGRQNHRPGDADSKVPLQSWLSAKKGFKRPGKIKRGPILESVNPQVKESTQHNIKVKEDHRIKPVTKERKRARQK; encoded by the exons ATGGAGGGGGAAATGGATGTGGGGCCCAGGAAGATGAATTGGGGTACGTGGGAAGAGCTTATACTCGGTGGCGCTGTTCGCCGACATGGGACGAGAGATTGGAACGTCGTCGCATCGGAGCTCCGTGCCCGGACTGTATATCCTTATTGCTTTACCCCCGAG GCCTGCAGAACCAGGTACGAGGACTTACGTAAGCGCTACTCTGGCTGCAA TGCTTGGTTTGAAGAGTTACGAAAGCGACGAGTTGAAGAGCTGAAGCGGGAATTGGAGAGATCTGAAAGCTCCATTGG ATTTCTTGAGTCAAAGATTGAAAGCCTAAAGGCTGAGAGGGAACAATCTGATCAGATAGACTATGGGTTGAGTCGCACTGAATCTCCTGCTCCTCCGACAAAATCAGAAGATATTGAGTCTTTTGTGAAAGATGAAGCAAAAGATGGGCTGTCTGCTGGCAGCTTCACGCTTGATATTAGAACAAACCAGTCCCCTGAGTCTCAGGTTCCCACCATACCCCTGACAGATGTAAAGCTAGAACGTTCAGAGTCTTGTGAACGGGACAAAGTTCCAAGTACAAGCAAGGTGACAGAAGCTTCCAATGGAAATGGAGGGGCTGTAAGGAAGAGAAGAGGTAAGAGGAGAAGAAAAGACGCCGTTTGGGATGCCAAAGAAGGGAGCATTGAGGAGAGTGACAATGTATGTTCTACCAGTCTCGCCTCCACTTCTCACTGTAAAGAAGCATTAACCAGTTGTGAGCATAGTATTAGGCATTCTCCAGTAAACGATCATAGAGGAGGCTTATCTAGGTTTAGGAACGATGACTTGATGAGGATTTTCACTTCTATTACACTGCATGAAGCTGCTATGGTCTTCAGGCATCGTCTTGATAGTCAGAAGAGAGCAAGATACAAGAAAATGATAAGGCGTCATATGGATATCGAGACAGTAAAATCAAGACTGGCCAGTTGGTCAATCAAAACACCAGGTGAACTCTTCAGAGATTTCCTTCTACTAGCCAATAATGCCATGGTATTTTACTCGAAGAGGACGAGAGAATACAAAGCAGCAATGGCTTTAAGAGACATTGTCACTAGGGCATATCGACAGCATTACAAAGGCTCTTACTACAAAGCTACATCTTCCCTCTTGCCCTTTCCAACAATTGGTAATCCACCTGGGAAGCCACGAAGTGTTCGCCCTCGCCCTTCTAAAGACAAACTTCAAGCCAAGTATGGCAACAATGTGAAAGACAATATTGCTGGAAAACTAGGAAGGCAGAATCATAGACCAGGTGATGCTGATTCTAAGGTACCATTGCAATCCTGGTTATCAGCTAAGAAGGGCTTCAAGAGGCCTGGAAAAATCAAGCGCGGACCGATTCTCGAGTCTGTTAATCCACAAGTTAAGGAATCCACACAACATAATATTAAGGTTAAAGAGGACCATCGAATTAAGCCTGTAACCAAAGAAAGGAAAAGGGCTCGGCAAAAGTGA
- the LOC107762639 gene encoding uncharacterized protein LOC107762639 isoform X3 translates to MGREIGTSSHRSSVPGLYILIALPPRFTLIYACRTRYEDLRKRYSGCNAWFEELRKRRVEELKRELERSESSIGFLESKIESLKAEREQSDQIDYGLSRTESPAPPTKSEDIESFVKDEAKDGLSAGSFTLDIRTNQSPESQVPTIPLTDVKLERSESCERDKVPSTSKVTEASNGNGGAVRKRRGKRRRKDAVWDAKEGSIEESDNVCSTSLASTSHCKEALTSCEHSIRHSPVNDHRGGLSRFRNDDLMRIFTSITLHEAAMVFRHRLDSQKRARYKKMIRRHMDIETVKSRLASWSIKTPGELFRDFLLLANNAMVFYSKRTREYKAAMALRDIVTRAYRQHYKGSYYKATSSLLPFPTIGNPPGKPRSVRPRPSKDKLQAKYGNNVKDNIAGKLGRQNHRPGDADSKVPLQSWLSAKKGFKRPGKIKRGPILESVNPQVKESTQHNIKVKEDHRIKPVTKERKRARQK, encoded by the exons ATGGGACGAGAGATTGGAACGTCGTCGCATCGGAGCTCCGTGCCCGGACTGTATATCCTTATTGCTTTACCCCCGAGGTTTACACTTATTTAC GCCTGCAGAACCAGGTACGAGGACTTACGTAAGCGCTACTCTGGCTGCAA TGCTTGGTTTGAAGAGTTACGAAAGCGACGAGTTGAAGAGCTGAAGCGGGAATTGGAGAGATCTGAAAGCTCCATTGG ATTTCTTGAGTCAAAGATTGAAAGCCTAAAGGCTGAGAGGGAACAATCTGATCAGATAGACTATGGGTTGAGTCGCACTGAATCTCCTGCTCCTCCGACAAAATCAGAAGATATTGAGTCTTTTGTGAAAGATGAAGCAAAAGATGGGCTGTCTGCTGGCAGCTTCACGCTTGATATTAGAACAAACCAGTCCCCTGAGTCTCAGGTTCCCACCATACCCCTGACAGATGTAAAGCTAGAACGTTCAGAGTCTTGTGAACGGGACAAAGTTCCAAGTACAAGCAAGGTGACAGAAGCTTCCAATGGAAATGGAGGGGCTGTAAGGAAGAGAAGAGGTAAGAGGAGAAGAAAAGACGCCGTTTGGGATGCCAAAGAAGGGAGCATTGAGGAGAGTGACAATGTATGTTCTACCAGTCTCGCCTCCACTTCTCACTGTAAAGAAGCATTAACCAGTTGTGAGCATAGTATTAGGCATTCTCCAGTAAACGATCATAGAGGAGGCTTATCTAGGTTTAGGAACGATGACTTGATGAGGATTTTCACTTCTATTACACTGCATGAAGCTGCTATGGTCTTCAGGCATCGTCTTGATAGTCAGAAGAGAGCAAGATACAAGAAAATGATAAGGCGTCATATGGATATCGAGACAGTAAAATCAAGACTGGCCAGTTGGTCAATCAAAACACCAGGTGAACTCTTCAGAGATTTCCTTCTACTAGCCAATAATGCCATGGTATTTTACTCGAAGAGGACGAGAGAATACAAAGCAGCAATGGCTTTAAGAGACATTGTCACTAGGGCATATCGACAGCATTACAAAGGCTCTTACTACAAAGCTACATCTTCCCTCTTGCCCTTTCCAACAATTGGTAATCCACCTGGGAAGCCACGAAGTGTTCGCCCTCGCCCTTCTAAAGACAAACTTCAAGCCAAGTATGGCAACAATGTGAAAGACAATATTGCTGGAAAACTAGGAAGGCAGAATCATAGACCAGGTGATGCTGATTCTAAGGTACCATTGCAATCCTGGTTATCAGCTAAGAAGGGCTTCAAGAGGCCTGGAAAAATCAAGCGCGGACCGATTCTCGAGTCTGTTAATCCACAAGTTAAGGAATCCACACAACATAATATTAAGGTTAAAGAGGACCATCGAATTAAGCCTGTAACCAAAGAAAGGAAAAGGGCTCGGCAAAAGTGA